The window GTTTTGCGTGAGACAAAAAATTGCGCTGCCGTACTGTGCGAATCATTTTTTATGGACTCTAGAACAGACATCAAAAAGCTACGTGATAAGCAATACCTCAAAGCAACAGGTGAAGCAATTGCGAAAGGGATTGTAGAATGTTATGGCTTGAAGAAAAAACCTAAACCGAAAAAACTTTACAAAGTACAAATTGGTGCATTTGGAAACAGAGACAATGCAGAGAAACTTGCTAAGTCAGCAGAAAGTAAAGGCTTCAAGACTTTTATTATTGAAGAATAATATACTTACTCCTCATTCTCCTAGTCGAGCGTGAGGAGTTTTTATTTGCTCTGTAATATTCTTATCGTTATCTATTATAACCTTCACAATTTTCACTTCTTTTGGAAACATTTGTTGCACTTCCTCGATCCACTTCCTCACTAATTCATGTAGTTTATCCTCCCTACAGCGAATCTGATTTGACATCCTTGCTTTGTTTTCTGCCACAATAAAATATAAATCAATGATGTAATTCTTCATTCGCTCACCTTTTGGTACAGATCCTCAACCTTACAATCTAATAATTCTGCCAATATGTAGGCTTTGTCAATAGGTATCAAACTGTGGTCTGTTTCATAATTCCTAAATTGTTTTACACTTACCTCTAATCTCTCTGCGATAAATTTCTTTTTTAATCCACTTTCATCAACTAACTTTTCAATATTGCTTTTTAATTTCATCGTCATCACCTAATTTAAAAATTCTACATACATCTTATTTTCTCCTTTTAGAAAATTAAATTAGATAGTACAGGCAATATAATTTCCGTTTTGCATACATTGAATTATACGAAGAAGAGGAGAGTGAGCAAAATGGGGATATTTTCGTTAGGAATGGCTCTTGTTTCTGGATTCGGCGGAAGCTTGATATTGATTGCTTTATTGGAGAAAGCAGGACTAAGTATAAATGAGGATATGCTGAGGCTTGTGATGGAGGTTGTGAAGTTTGGATCAAT of the Bacillus sp. 2205SS5-2 genome contains:
- a CDS encoding helix-turn-helix transcriptional regulator; translated protein: MKLKSNIEKLVDESGLKKKFIAERLEVSVKQFRNYETDHSLIPIDKAYILAELLDCKVEDLYQKVSE